GAATCGCACCGTTTCGGCGGAAACGTCGGGTTCCTCATCGCGCAGCGTTACCATCAATCGCTCCGCGCGGCGGCAGATCGTGCGCGCGAGATGAAGCAACGCGCCGGGCGCCGATCCGCCGGGATGGATGAAGTTGTGCAGCGGCGGAAGGCCGGCTTGCGCCTCGTCGATCGCGCGTTCGAGCGCCAGGGCATCGCTCGCAGCGATCAGCGGCATGTTCGCCCAGCGATTCGCCGGCAACGTGGCGAGTTCGGCGCCCAAGTTGAACAGCGCGTCCTGCGTCCAGGCGAGCCATGCGTCGAGGCGCGCGGCGCGCGCGTGTGCGCCGAGCACGGGGCGCAATGCCGATCGCGCGGCGCCGATCGCGCTCGAGAGTTCGTCGATCGTGCCGTAACTCTCCAGACGCAGGCTGTTTTTCTTGACGCGCTGACCGCCGACGAGTCCGGTGGTCCCGTCGTCGCCGGTGCGCGTGTAGATTCGCGTGAATTTCGGCATGCCGACTCCTTCGTCGTTGCGCCCCGGAACCTTCGGCCGCCTCGCGAAGCTACGGTCTGACGACGTGACTCGGTCATTGGCGATTTTGCGACGTACCCCGATTACTGGGTCCTGTCGTCTCGAGATTGACCGTTCGGTGCTCAGTAGTGGCGCTGATTGCGGGCTTCCTCCACGCGGTCAGACGACTATCACGAACGCAACGTGGCAAGGGGCACTTTACTGGTGACCGCGATTCGTCGTTTGTATGGAATTGCGCTTTGCCTGATGGCCGTCGTGACGATCTCGTGTTCCGCGCGGAATCGCCACTCGCTCCACTCATCGGCCACCAGAACGACTCCAAAAAACATGGACTCGTTTAAGTATATTTCTCGCGGAACGTTTACGAATGCGCCAGAGGCGCTACTGCTCGTCGACGAAGTGCATAGCTGGAAGCCAGGCATGGTGGTTGTGGTTGTGAGAGAAGGCGCGCTCTGTTTAAAGCCATACAATCCGCACTCGATTATCGTCACGGGCATCAATTACGGCGACCTTAAACGAGGGGACGTCTTGCTTTACGGCTTCGTTGAGGTTTCTGGAGTGCGAAAGGCGGTAATACACAAACTTAGAGCGGATGAACGATCGCGATTTAAAAGTGACTTAGGCGCGTGCTGAGTCGCAGGCGCGACGCGAACCAAGCGGCTTTACTTTGATCTCCCACGTGCGCATCCCAGCACATCGCGGCCAATCGGAACCGATCTGGTTGCTTGGCCCCACCCTAAACCGTCTGTCGTTGCGCCCCGGAACCTTCGGCTGCCTCGCGAACGTACTACGGCCATGAACGACGTACGATTCGACCGGCGCGCTTTCTTGGCGAGCGGCGCGGCACTTTCGGCGACGCTGCTTTTGCCGGGATCCGCGCGCGCCCAATCGCTCGACGCCTCGATCGCGATCGACGCAAGCCGCCCGTCGCACCGGGTGCC
Above is a genomic segment from Candidatus Baltobacteraceae bacterium containing:
- a CDS encoding cob(I)yrinic acid a,c-diamide adenosyltransferase; the encoded protein is MPKFTRIYTRTGDDGTTGLVGGQRVKKNSLRLESYGTIDELSSAIGAARSALRPVLGAHARAARLDAWLAWTQDALFNLGAELATLPANRWANMPLIAASDALALERAIDEAQAGLPPLHNFIHPGGSAPGALLHLARTICRRAERLMVTLRDEEPDVSAETVRFINRLSDALFVWSRAINRELDEPEHLWVASTQPPEPL